AATATTCAGCTTCAGTAGTTATATGCCTGGACATTTCCAACAGCGGAAGCCCCAGGAGTTTGTCTTCTCCCAAACAAACCAATTTAAAGTATTCAGTTAATAGACATTATTTTTCCCTGTGCCGCTCAGGAGATTAGTTTCATAATACAATCTCAGCAGCATGTCTCTATTCAGACTATTTTGACTTGTGTAAATTTTCTGCAGTCAGAACTGGAAATGAGAAGTATATAGTGTGAGATTTGATAGAATCAAGCCATGGAGTTTAGCTGCTAAAGTAATTTGAACGACGCTCAGCTGGAAAAATCAAAATGTGCGCCGCAATCTGAATATAACTGACATCACCAGGCATGGATGATGGCTTTGCGGGTAGCCTGTTTTAACATCACACTATTGTTTGTGATGGTGCAAACTTAGCAACAGTACAGACACGAGAGCTAATCAAGTTACTTTGGGCAAAACACGAAATGAGATAGTTAAGAATAACTATCTCCACAATTACCGAACCTAGTTCAAAGGACATGGTTCAAAACACCCTAGTCATCGAATCTGAAGTTGTGGGCGATTGAAACTTAATTACCAAAACACTCCCAGCTTTAGCAGCAGAACCCAGATGGTGGAAAGAGCAAGAGAAGTTTTCCTCTATGCAAACTCAGATGGATACAATCTGGGTAAATTCAGTAACACCTCAGTGCTTCCCAATAGACATTGAGAAGACACTACAATCTTCACtgcaaatggaataatttgagcgGTGTTCCAGTGAACAATCAAAATGAGCGTCCCCAGAAAATATAGCTGACTCCAGCCATTGTTGTTTGGTCCTGATTACTTTTAGTGTTTAAATAACACAAAGTTCAGGGACAAAACAAGGTTAGAAAGACTAGCTAAGTTTGGACCAAAACAGAGTGAGATATGCAAGAATAACTCCAAAAAGGGCCAGACCGACTTTCATCATCTACATGTGAAGGGATCGCAAAAATCCAAATCACTGAGATCAACGATACTCGAAACATCATGGTGACAATCTGCTCTGAAACAAAGGGGAGCACTTCTAGAAACCCTCTTCTCCATCTGAAGCTATGCTCTGCAAAAAATCCTTCATTGAGTAGCCTGTGAATATAGTTGCTGCCACCAGGCATGCCTGATGGCTTCACAAGTATCCGGTTTTAACATCATGTTTTTTTGGGATAGTGCAAGCTTAGCAACAGTACAAACATGAGAAATGAGATAGGTAAGAATAACCAACTCCAGAAATACCAAACCCAGTTTTTCAACATTGTACATGCCTTTATAGAATTTACCTTGTCAATCGAACAACACGGTTCAACACACCCTAGTCAGACAGTGGAAAGAACAACAGAAATTTTCCTTTATGCAAACTCAGATAGGTACTTTCAGAGTCTTCTTCTTGCATATAAGAATGCAACTCGATGCTAACTCGCAATAGACGTTGAGAAGACACTGTACAATCTTCACTGCAAATGGAACCGTCTGGGAGGTGTACCAGTGGACAATCAAAACGAGCACCCCCAGATGATATCTTCACAATATAGCTGACTCTGGCCATCGTCGTTTGGTCCTGTTTTCTTTTAGTATTTAAATAACATAAAGTTAAGAAATAACACAAGGTTAGAAAGACTACAGGTATGAGAAAACTAACCAAGCTTGGGCAAAAACACAGAATGAGATACGCAAGAATAACTCAACCAGGAGCCAGGCCCCCCTCTCAACATCTACATGTGAACGGATCAGCCAAATCCAAATCATTGAGGTCAACGGTGCTCGAAACATCATTGTGAGAACCTGTTGTAACACAGAGCTGAGCACCTCTAGAAATCCTTTTCTCCATCTGAAGCATCCTACATTGTTCTGCGAAAAATTCATCATTGTAATCCCTGGAATCAACCTCAAGCCTGATGGACTCTAGCAGTTTTGCATTCAGTATAAAGAATGTGACAAAGTTAACTTGTGCCTGGATGCCTCGGTAATGTCCCAGCACTAAGGTCTTCAAACGAATGTTCTGAGATGTGAGAAAATTCCGGTGTTTATGACGCCAGAAATTTGTCCCTGCTGGTGAATCTGTCTGAATCTGAACAGACAGGAGAAACCACAAACTTCAGAATTCCCAAGTAGATCAAAAGAGCATCTGGACAGCAAACACTACCACTTTATAGAGTATCCACGCAAACCATTACCTTCATATACAATTTCTCCAAGCATACAAAGCATTTCATCAACTCAATAACCATATCCAGATTAGAATTCATATTCACAGCTAAGATCTTGATAGTAGGCACCACCGTTGTCAGGCTAACAACGCGCAATCTCTTTATCATGCATGGAACACAATATTCAGAGATAAGTAAGTCAGATGACATGTAAGATTTCGGCACAAAATATTGTAGCAAGAAGTATTTTAAAAAAGATGTAGCAAGAAGCATAATGGACATGGCATAGCTACCTGAATAACAGTGGAGCCAAACATGATTTTGGAGTCCTGTGAATCCTGAGAAATGTAACCCAAGGTCGCCAGTCTAGGTGCGGAGATTACTGACACCCGCATTCTCATATCCATTCTCAGATaaagcaacctttcaagtgaaggggcatcctCAATGATGAGTTCTACAAACCTAGAATGAACGCCTATACTTTTAAGGATAGGTGAgtcgatcctgagaccacggatgtcAAAACTAGTCCTGAGCAACAAGCTTTCCAGGGCAGAACAGCCGGAGGCGATGATGCTCTGCAGCGAGCCCTCCGAGATTTTGACCTCCACCAGCGCAAGCTTCTTGAGCAGGGGAAACTGAAGCGTCTCCACAGTATTGTCCGGGAGATGGCACTGGCTGACGGTGGCGACGCGGAGAGTGCACGAGAACCTGAAGATGGACGCCGTTGGTGGTTGCAGCAGCTGTAACCTTGAGAACGAAAATCTGTATGTTATTGGCAGCTCCAGGTAGAACTCGAGCTCCTGGAGCCTGTCCAGGGAGGGGGAGCGACGGGAGGCAGAGGCGGTGGACGGGGCCCCCGTGGGCGGAGAGTATGGCGCCGGGGAGGTTGCCGGGGAGGCCAAGGCAGTCGAGGTTGAGAGGGGCGGCGCGCCAGAGGTGGCGCCACCGGGACGCGAGGGCTTGGGTGCGGGCGCCCTCCTTGGTGGGGAGGAGGAAGATTATCTCGACGAGGACCGCGTCGggaagatcgctgatgcggtccggcgATCCCTCGCCGCCATCTCTCCCGGCTCCCGGCGGCGGGTGTTGGGTTCTCCCCGCGGCCGTGGCTTCCGGGTCGGTCGTTTCCGCTGGACCTGGCGTCGATTGGTGGATGTCGGGTGGCGCGGGTCTCATCCTCTTGGTACTCGGGCCGGTCGGCTCCATCTCCATGGCCGGCGCCGGCCGGTCGCTGCGAAGTCTCCggcttcctttttttctttttgagaaatcCGACTTCAACTTTTGGCGTAGTGCTCCATTCCAACCGGGCCACACGGCGGGCCGGCCTGAGCTCTCTGCCAGCCTTTAGCAGTCCATCGGTTCCTTGCCCTTAGTGTTTATGTGTTTTTATCATTACATTTCATCAATGTTTTTTTTCAATACACGTTGTACATTTTTAGTATACACATATAACATACTTTTGTGCACATTCAATTTTTAAAGTACATGATGATCATTTTTCAAAAGCATCTTTGGACATTTCTTCAAAAAATGTTAAAAATATAAATAGACATTGAGTGTGTTTTTGAATGGTATGGAATACTTACCATATGTTATGCGAACATTTGGGTGAAAGAACATATTATAAATTCATGAAAATTTTACTAAATTTTCACTGATATTTTCAGAATGGTAAGCAACATATTTAAAACTATTAGGTGTTTTATAAATATATTTTATAAAGGTTTCTTTAAATTTTCACGACATAATTTTGAAAGCAGGAATTTTATTTCAGTGTcacaaatcaattttctaaaattaCAGGAATATGTTTTACAGTCTATaactattttatttcaaatttcaCAAACATATTTTTCTAACACATGGACATAATTTTTAATGtcaaaaaaaattatgaatggcACAAAGAATTTTCAAAATTGCGTGAACAATATTTTACATTACATGATGATTTTCAATGCGAGGTATTAGTTTTTAAAATGTAAGTTATGTTTTTCGAAATACATATTTATAAAAGTTCTAGAAATATAACTAaaagtaaaaaaaggaaaaacaaacggAAAGGACATACCTAACAGCTAAGTAGAAGTGTAGAACTATCGTGCGAGCGATGGATGAACTGGCCCATTTAAGTTGGGTTTGAGGCAACACCAGCTACCATCATGCAGCAAGCAACACGGGCAATCCCTATTTGGCACTATAGGCATCCGGTGACGGATTCGAACCTGAGACCTGAAGCTTCGCAGTGCAACACAGCAACCACTTGGACAACAAGCCGCATGTGATAATTTACTTCATTTTTTTGCCTTTTATTCTTTCTACAGATCGCGATGCCTgcggttttttatttttctttttcttatcttttctctgtttctcttttgttttccttttcttctgCAAATGAGCGAACTTTTCTCAATTTTTGCTATCTGTTTTAAAAAAATGGGTGAACTCTTTTGCCaatttttgatttttgaaaatggATGACTTTTTTCAGttttaatgaacttttttcaaatttgagaaaaaaattCAAAGTTGATGGGCTTTTctaaaaaattctatgaacatttttcaaatttgataaacttttttttccaaatttgtgaacttttttatcAAAGTCGGTGAAATTATTTTAAAgccgtgaactttttttgaaaacccGGTGAACAATTTTCAAAATCGTGATTTTTCATTTCAAAATTTTTGTACTTTTTTTCAAATCCCCACtaaatattttcaaattcattaTTTTTTAATCCAAAATCGATGAATGTTTTTTCAAATCAATTAAGTTTGTCGAACTTTCTTAGCACTCACGTACTTTTTACAATTTTATGCTTTTTTAAAATTCCTGATTTTTTTTCGAATATTGAAGGTTTTTCGAATTCACGAACGTTTTCCTTTACCGCAAACTTTTTCCAATTGGTACGAacgtttttaattttttttcaatccATTTTTTTGTGAATTCTTGTACAAATTTATGTTCTCTTTATTCAATTTATAGTGGGTATATAGTACTACTATATGCTAATGCTATACTGAAGGAAGGTTAACTAGATCTGTTTCCTCACTATGGTTAGCGCGCAGTGCGGTTGACACTGGCATCGTCACGTTTGATTTTTCAGCAGATTGTTGGAAAGGCCTGCTACACGGCGCCTGCGAGTGCAGCAGCGCTAACGGGCGCTTAAACCGTTGGATAGGAGCTCCCAGCAACACGTAGTAtcattatctctactcttataaaaaacagagttggttatgatggtgtgcctgccatcctgcaatataggccgtccgatctatatctgacggataggaaggttACTATgataattttgcaaaaagatacccgcgcCCCTCTTCACATTTGCAGATAAGTCCTTTCCTCGTTCATTCTTATCTCCcagaagataaactactcacataaatgcatcttgatgttccgtgcaacgcacaaaGCAACACATAGCACCGCTCAAAGAGAAAAGCAAGCAACACGTAGCCACGCCCATGCGTCGGAAGCCTGGGTTCTTCGTTGGGCATTGTTGGGTGAACtcccattgcatcatattgctgccATTACCCACAGAGCACACCTAACAATTCCTTTTATGGGCCAGTCCATTTAATTAGCATTGATCCTGGTTTGTTTAGAAGGTCCCTAACCAGTTTTTTCCTTTACTTGTTGTTTCTTTTATCGGTTTTTGTTGTTTTTactctctttttttctatttttcctttttaCCTTTTTTACCTTTTCCCAAAAAGATCCGTTTataaaatgttcagaatttttcaATACCCATTTGGAATTTAAATTTTTTTGGGTTAAAATAATATGTTCAGGAATTTTCAAATTGTTCATGTTCAAaacttttgttcacaaattcacGAAAATGTTTAGCAATTTTCAAAAAGGACACATGTATTTTTAAATTGTTCAGAATATCAGAAAATGACACCGTTTTCACATTTTTTAAACAAATTTAAAAATGTTGCAGTTTCctaaaaatgttcgtgaatttttgattttttttctgaattaataaaaatgttcaagcTTTTGCTAAAATTCCAAAAATGTTCGTTTTTTTCGAACAATATTCACATTTAAATATATCCTATGGTGTTAtcttttgtttattttatttttctttttctattttcagGTTTATTTTTATATTTATTCCACTTTTTCATATTGTTGTTTGGAATGGGTGAACACGTAAAACCTATTTTAACTAATTCTTAGTCGGATGagatttgctattcttagttgaaTGTCCATCGACtaatattttttgttatttctGTGTTCTTTTGTATTGCTGTGACATGAtaaatagatcggaagttttctcAGAAAAAATGTTAGTCAAATAAGTAACAGTCAAATGTATCGTGCATGGATCTCTGTTAGCTTTATTTTGAATTTGGTAATTCTTGGTCCTACTCTCAAGCCTGCAATTGGTTGAGCCTTGGTTTttcatttctattttttcttcacTCTCTTCTCTCCTAATCACTAGCCTTAAGTCGGTTTGAGTCATACACGAGTCCTTGAAGTCGACTCTAGAAGTCTTGGCTATAAAAAAGCTCGAGAGACCTTATGCCCTCCCCATGAGTATATTCAAGTGAGAGTGAATGAGAATAAAATGCCCATGAGGTTCCCGtatatcaaagtagcgaacacaaatcgaatcaatatgatgaaagtgactagatgcaattcccgtgtaccctcaagaatgctttgcttattataagagaccgttttggcctgtcctttgccacaaaaggattgggctaccttgctgcactttatttaccgttaccgttacttgctcgtcaCAAAATATCTTGccatcaaactatctgttaccaataatttcagtgcttgcagaaaaccacttgtcatttccttcagctcctcgttgggtttgacactcttacttatcaaaggactacgattgatcccctatactagtgggtcatcaaagactaaatgatggttgagtatgtggacttgctaaaaagctccgCATGAgacccttgttggggaacgtagtaatttcaaaaaaattcctacgaacacgcaagatcatggtgatgcatagcaacgagaggggagagtgttgtccacgtacccttgtagaccgatagcgaaagcgttaacacaacgcggttgatgtagtcgtacgtcttcacgatccgaccgatcaagtaccgaacgcacggcacctccgagttcagcacacgttcagctcgatgacgtccctcgaactccgatccagccgagtgttgagggagagtttcgtcagcacgacggcgtggtgacgatgatgatgttctaccgatgcagggcttcgcctaagcaccgctacgatattatcgaggtgtaatatggtggaggggggcaccgcacacggctaagagatcaatagatcaattgttgtgtctatggggtgcccccctgcccccgtatataaaggagcaagggggaggccggccggcccttgttggcgcgccaggaggaggagtcctgctcctagtaggagtaggactcccctctttcctactcctactaggagggggaaaggaagggggagagggagaaggaaagggggcgccgccccccctctcctagtccaattcggaccagagggggagggggcgcgcggcccctcctggctgcccctctctctctccNNNNNNNNNNNNNNNNNNNNNNNNNNNNNNNNNNNNNNNNNNNNNNNNNNNNgcactccggttttctccgaaatcacccggaacacttccggtgtccgaatatagtcgtccaatatatcaatctttatgtctcgaccatttcgagactcctcgtcatgtccgtgatcatatccgggactccgaacaaccttcggtacatcaaaacatataaactcataatataactgtcatcgtaacgttaagcgtgcggaccctacgggttcgagaactatgtagacatgaccgagacacgtctccggtcaataaccaatagcggaacctggatgctcatattggctcccacatattctacgaagatctttatcggtcagaccgcataacaacatacgttgttccctttgtcatcggtatgttacttgcccgagattcgatcgtcggtatctcaatacctagttcaatctcgttaccggcaagtctctttactcgttctgtaatacatcatcttgcaacaaactctttagttgtaatgcttgcaaggcttaagtgatgtgcattaccgagagggcctagagatacctctccgacaatcggagtgacaaatcctaatctcgaaatacgccaacccaacaagtaccttcggagacacctgtagagcacctttataatcacccagttacgttgtgacgtttggtagcacacaaagtgttcctccggtaaacgggagttgcataatctcatagtcat
This DNA window, taken from Triticum aestivum cultivar Chinese Spring chromosome 1D, IWGSC CS RefSeq v2.1, whole genome shotgun sequence, encodes the following:
- the LOC123172701 gene encoding uncharacterized protein isoform X1, yielding MDMRMRVSVISAPRLATLGYISQDSQDSKIMFGSTVIQRLRVVSLTTVVPTIKILAVNMNSNLDMVIELMKCFVCLEKLYMKIQTDSPAGTNFWRHKHRNFLTSQNIRLKTLVLGHYRGIQAQNNVGCFRWRKGFLEVLSSVLQQVLTMMFRAPLTSMIWIWLIRSHVDVERGAWLLVELFLRISFCVFAQAWTKRRWPESAIL
- the LOC123172701 gene encoding uncharacterized protein isoform X2, which produces MDMRMRVSVISAPRLATLGYISQDSQDSKIMFGSTVIQRLRVVSLTTVVPTIKILAVNMNSNLDMVIELMKCFVCLEKLYMKIQTDSPAGTNFWRHKHRNFLTSQNIRLKTLVLGHYRGIQAQVNFVTFFILNAKLLESIRLEVDSRDYNDEFFAEQCRMLQMEKRISRGAQLCVTTGSHNDVSSTVDLNDLDLADPFTCRC